The following proteins come from a genomic window of Yinghuangia sp. ASG 101:
- a CDS encoding winged helix DNA-binding domain-containing protein — MTNHRVLGHRELNRALLARQHLLSRVRMPALDMVRHLAGLQAQHPTSSYFTLWARLADFDPQELAGLMTDRKVLRIALMRSTIHTVTADDSLAWRPLLLPVMERMFTTSHLRATADADRDELTALGRAFIEEKPRTFAEVGAYLGERWPDAQPTALAAALRTWAPLVQVPPRGLWGRSGPVAHTTAEHWLGRPLDTAPAVDDMVLRCLAALGPMTAKDVQVWSGLTRLAPVLEGLRPRLVAFRDERGRELFDLPDAPRPDPETPAPVRFIADFDNITLSHDDRTRVISRAWQKWRLGQGSKLWGSVLVDGFVRGAWRVERTKDTATLLVASGPEPTGAIASHRDELEAEGGRLLGFAAQDRDKHDIAFA, encoded by the coding sequence ATGACGAACCACCGTGTCCTCGGCCACCGCGAGCTCAACCGCGCCCTGCTGGCCCGGCAGCACCTGCTGAGCCGCGTACGCATGCCCGCCCTGGACATGGTGCGCCACCTCGCCGGGCTCCAGGCCCAGCACCCCACGTCCTCCTACTTCACGCTGTGGGCACGCCTCGCGGACTTCGATCCGCAGGAACTCGCCGGCCTCATGACCGACCGCAAGGTGCTCCGCATCGCGCTCATGCGGTCCACGATCCACACCGTCACCGCGGACGACAGCCTCGCGTGGCGCCCGCTGCTGCTCCCGGTCATGGAGCGCATGTTCACCACCAGCCACCTGCGCGCGACCGCGGACGCCGACCGCGACGAACTCACGGCGTTGGGACGGGCGTTCATCGAGGAGAAGCCGCGTACGTTCGCCGAGGTCGGGGCGTACCTCGGGGAACGTTGGCCGGACGCCCAGCCCACCGCGCTCGCCGCGGCGCTGCGCACCTGGGCACCGCTCGTCCAGGTCCCGCCGCGCGGGCTGTGGGGCCGGAGCGGTCCGGTCGCGCACACCACCGCCGAACACTGGCTCGGCCGGCCGCTCGACACCGCGCCCGCGGTCGACGACATGGTGCTGCGCTGCCTCGCGGCCCTCGGCCCGATGACCGCCAAGGACGTCCAGGTCTGGAGCGGCCTGACCCGCCTCGCCCCCGTACTCGAAGGCCTGCGCCCGCGCCTCGTCGCCTTCCGCGACGAGCGGGGCCGCGAACTCTTCGATCTCCCGGACGCACCGCGCCCCGACCCGGAGACCCCGGCACCGGTGCGCTTCATCGCCGACTTCGACAACATCACCCTCTCCCACGACGACCGCACGCGCGTCATCTCCCGCGCCTGGCAGAAGTGGCGCCTCGGCCAGGGCAGCAAGCTGTGGGGCAGCGTGCTCGTCGACGGCTTCGTCCGCGGCGCGTGGCGCGTCGAACGCACGAAGGACACCGCGACACTGCTGGTCGCCTCCGGCCCGGAACCCACCGGGGCGATCGCCTCGCACCGCGACGAACTGGAGGCGGAGGGAGGCCGGTTGCTCGGCTTCGCCGCCCAGGACCGCGACAAACACGACATCGCCTTCGCGTGA
- a CDS encoding carbohydrate ABC transporter permease, which produces MTSDVGETPGAATATGTAVKASGGATRAAGGPVKRGLAARIATRTGGGLVAVGLVVVGLFWLMPTFGLLVSSLRPSDKAAETGWWRAFREPGQLTWENYDKLLGDDDMMRAFLNTIWITVPSTLLVILLGSLAAYAFAWLEFPGRDWLFLVVVALLVVPVQVALIPISKLYGETGLFGTITGVVLFHVAFGLPFAVFLLRNYFAGIPKDLLEAARMDGGTDITIFFRVVLPLGLPAIASLAIFQFLWVWNDMLVALIYADTDSAPLTVALQSQTRALGANIDVLAPGAFLSLIVPLTVFFAFQRYFVQGVMAGAVK; this is translated from the coding sequence GTGACCTCGGACGTCGGAGAAACCCCCGGTGCGGCCACCGCGACCGGGACGGCCGTCAAAGCGTCCGGCGGCGCGACCCGCGCCGCCGGCGGCCCCGTCAAACGCGGCCTCGCCGCGCGGATCGCGACCAGGACCGGCGGGGGACTGGTCGCGGTCGGCCTGGTCGTCGTCGGGCTGTTCTGGCTCATGCCGACCTTCGGCCTGCTCGTGTCGTCGCTGCGCCCCTCCGACAAGGCCGCCGAAACCGGCTGGTGGCGGGCCTTCCGCGAGCCCGGCCAGTTGACCTGGGAGAACTACGACAAGCTCCTCGGCGACGACGACATGATGCGGGCGTTCCTCAACACGATCTGGATCACCGTGCCCAGCACGCTGCTGGTGATCCTCCTCGGCTCGCTCGCGGCGTACGCCTTCGCCTGGCTCGAATTCCCGGGCCGCGACTGGCTGTTCCTCGTCGTCGTGGCCCTGCTCGTGGTCCCGGTGCAGGTCGCGCTGATCCCCATCTCCAAGCTGTACGGCGAAACGGGCCTCTTCGGGACCATCACCGGCGTCGTGCTCTTCCACGTCGCCTTCGGCCTGCCGTTCGCGGTGTTCCTGCTGCGGAACTACTTCGCGGGCATCCCCAAGGACCTGCTGGAGGCCGCGCGCATGGACGGCGGCACCGACATCACGATCTTCTTCCGCGTCGTCCTCCCGCTCGGTCTCCCGGCGATCGCGTCGCTCGCGATCTTCCAGTTCCTGTGGGTGTGGAACGACATGCTCGTGGCGCTCATCTACGCCGACACCGACTCGGCGCCGCTGACCGTCGCCCTCCAGTCGCAGACCCGGGCGCTCGGCGCCAACATCGACGTCCTCGCTCCCGGGGCGTTCCTGTCCCTCATCGTGCCGCTCACCGTCTTCTTCGCGTTCCAGCGCTACTTCGTGCAGGGCGTGATGGCCGGAGCCGTCAAGTGA
- a CDS encoding ABC transporter permease: MAESTDAAPAPASHPDGPPADAAGPEGDGSRRFGAGWLLGWLFLLPALLVLGVLVGYPIVWTFVRSLFGADGWSDFAGFDNYRDLFTDDDTFTALKNNLIWVLVVPAVVTAFGLVFAVLTERVRFATAFKLVIFMPMAVSMLAAGIIFRLVYDRDPDKGVANAALVSVDKMFSEGAPYPGARPRPDGGLDPDGGGFVTTASHGGGSSVLLPLVALPADKVPSDARPAATAPPPGTGLAGVVWLDFSRGNAGEPGKIDAGEVGLPGVRIEAVRDGHTVASTTTARDGSFRLTDSATRDGPVRLRLADSNFTQAFGGYDWLGPGLITPAIIGAYVWMWAGFAMVLIAAGLAAIPRDALEAARVDGATEWQVFRRVTVPLLAPVLVVVMVTLVINVLKVFDLVYIISLGSSQKEANVLALQMYLASFGGGNNQGLGSAIGIVLFLLVLPAMLFNIRRFRRENR, translated from the coding sequence ATGGCGGAATCGACTGACGCGGCGCCGGCCCCGGCGTCCCACCCCGACGGCCCACCCGCCGACGCGGCCGGGCCCGAGGGAGACGGCTCCCGACGGTTCGGCGCCGGGTGGCTGCTGGGCTGGCTGTTCCTGCTGCCCGCGCTTCTCGTGCTCGGCGTGCTGGTCGGATACCCGATCGTGTGGACCTTCGTCCGCAGCCTCTTCGGTGCCGACGGCTGGTCCGACTTCGCGGGATTCGACAACTACCGGGACCTGTTCACCGACGACGACACCTTCACCGCGCTCAAGAACAACCTCATCTGGGTGCTCGTGGTGCCGGCCGTCGTCACGGCGTTCGGCCTCGTCTTCGCGGTGCTCACCGAACGCGTGCGGTTCGCGACCGCGTTCAAGCTCGTCATCTTCATGCCCATGGCGGTCTCCATGCTCGCCGCGGGCATCATCTTCCGCCTCGTCTACGACCGCGACCCCGACAAGGGCGTCGCGAACGCGGCCCTGGTCAGCGTCGACAAGATGTTCTCCGAAGGCGCCCCCTACCCCGGCGCCCGGCCGCGGCCCGACGGGGGCCTCGATCCCGACGGCGGCGGCTTCGTGACCACGGCGTCGCACGGAGGCGGCAGCAGCGTCCTGCTCCCCCTCGTCGCGCTGCCCGCCGACAAGGTGCCCTCCGACGCGCGGCCCGCGGCCACCGCGCCGCCGCCGGGCACCGGCCTCGCCGGCGTCGTGTGGCTCGACTTCAGCCGGGGCAACGCCGGCGAACCCGGCAAGATCGACGCGGGCGAGGTGGGCCTGCCCGGCGTCCGGATCGAGGCGGTGCGCGACGGCCACACGGTCGCCTCGACCACCACCGCCCGGGACGGCAGCTTCCGGCTCACCGACAGCGCGACCCGCGACGGCCCGGTGCGACTCCGGCTCGCCGACTCCAACTTCACCCAGGCCTTCGGCGGCTACGACTGGCTGGGACCGGGCCTGATCACCCCCGCGATCATCGGCGCGTACGTGTGGATGTGGGCCGGCTTCGCGATGGTCCTGATCGCCGCGGGCCTCGCGGCGATCCCCCGGGACGCCCTGGAGGCCGCCCGCGTCGACGGCGCGACGGAGTGGCAGGTCTTCCGCCGCGTCACCGTGCCGCTGCTCGCCCCCGTGCTGGTCGTCGTGATGGTGACGCTGGTCATCAACGTGCTCAAGGTCTTCGACCTCGTCTACATCATCTCGCTCGGCTCGTCGCAGAAAGAGGCCAACGTCCTCGCGCTCCAGATGTACCTGGCGTCGTTCGGCGGCGGCAACAACCAGGGACTCGGCAGCGCGATCGGCATCGTGCTGTTCCTGCTCGTCCTCCCGGCCATGCTCTTCAACATCCGCCGCTTCCGAAGGGAGAACCGGTGA
- a CDS encoding ABC transporter substrate-binding protein, whose translation MTRIVGRSGGRGVRRAVGALAAASLLALGLGACGDDGDDAAPSGDQSAAGPRLPSLSGTTVSVAGVWTGDEQASFKKVLTDFEKRTGAKTEFIPTGDSAATFLGQRVDGKAPPDVAFLAQPGALKQFAEKGWIKPVTPDVQAAVEANFAPQWEKLASYDNKLYGVYYKGANKSLVWYNTRIFEDAGATEPATWADLQKTAALVSDSGTPPFAAGGADGWVLTDWFENIYLSQAGPDMYDKLARHEVPWTDPSVTTALEALAQVWSKGDWFPGGTEGVLQTEFPASVPQVFGESPKAGMLPGGDFIGTNIIKDTKAEVGKDAKFFAFPAVAPGKPPVVTGGDVAVAMKDSPGAMALLAYLASPEAAKVWAEQGGYISPNKNLDVVAYHDDVTRQIAEKLIAAGDDFRFDLSDQAPSAFGGTKGEGMWRDLQDFLRNPSDVAGAQAKLEADAAKAFSGA comes from the coding sequence GTGACGCGAATCGTCGGCCGATCCGGGGGCCGGGGCGTACGGCGGGCGGTCGGGGCGCTGGCCGCCGCGTCGCTGCTGGCGCTCGGGCTGGGGGCGTGCGGCGACGACGGGGACGACGCCGCTCCGTCCGGCGACCAGTCGGCGGCCGGCCCCCGGCTGCCGTCGCTCTCCGGCACCACCGTCAGCGTCGCCGGGGTGTGGACGGGCGACGAACAGGCGTCGTTCAAGAAGGTCCTCACGGACTTCGAGAAGCGCACGGGCGCCAAGACCGAGTTCATCCCGACCGGGGACAGCGCCGCCACGTTCCTCGGCCAGCGCGTCGACGGCAAGGCGCCGCCCGACGTCGCGTTCCTCGCGCAGCCGGGCGCGCTCAAGCAGTTCGCCGAGAAGGGCTGGATCAAGCCGGTCACCCCCGACGTCCAGGCCGCCGTGGAGGCCAACTTCGCGCCGCAATGGGAGAAGCTGGCGTCGTACGACAACAAGCTCTACGGCGTGTACTACAAGGGCGCCAACAAGTCGCTGGTCTGGTACAACACCCGGATCTTCGAGGACGCCGGCGCCACCGAGCCCGCCACGTGGGCCGACCTGCAGAAGACCGCGGCCCTCGTCTCCGACTCGGGGACGCCGCCCTTCGCGGCCGGCGGCGCCGACGGCTGGGTGCTGACCGACTGGTTCGAGAACATCTACCTGAGCCAGGCCGGCCCCGATATGTACGACAAGCTCGCCCGCCACGAGGTCCCGTGGACCGACCCGTCCGTCACGACGGCGCTGGAGGCCCTGGCGCAGGTGTGGAGCAAGGGCGACTGGTTCCCCGGCGGCACCGAGGGCGTGCTCCAGACCGAGTTCCCCGCGTCGGTGCCGCAGGTCTTCGGCGAGTCCCCGAAGGCCGGCATGCTGCCCGGCGGGGACTTCATCGGCACCAACATCATCAAGGACACCAAGGCCGAGGTCGGCAAGGACGCGAAGTTCTTCGCCTTCCCCGCCGTCGCACCCGGAAAGCCCCCGGTCGTGACCGGCGGGGACGTCGCCGTCGCGATGAAGGACAGCCCCGGCGCGATGGCGCTGCTCGCCTACCTCGCGTCGCCGGAGGCCGCGAAGGTCTGGGCGGAGCAGGGCGGCTACATCTCGCCCAACAAGAACCTCGACGTCGTGGCCTACCACGACGACGTCACCCGGCAGATCGCCGAGAAGCTCATCGCCGCCGGCGACGACTTCCGCTTCGACCTGTCCGACCAGGCGCCCTCGGCGTTCGGCGGCACGAAGGGCGAGGGCATGTGGCGCGACCTCCAGGACTTCCTGCGCAACCCGTCCGATGTCGCGGGCGCGCAGGCCAAGTTGGAGGCCGACGCGGCCAAGGCGTTCTCCGGCGCTTGA
- a CDS encoding ABC transporter ATP-binding protein gives MADVVLDGVGKVYTDGTRAVDALDLSVAHGEFLVLVGPSGCGKTTALRMVAGLEDISEGTVRIGDRVVNRVPSRDRDVAMVFQSYALYPHLNVRDNIGFGLRLRKLPKAEIRDRVAEAARTLGLEEHLLRKPRQLSGGQRQRVAMGRAIVREPQAFLMDEPLSNLDAKLRVQMRAQIARLTRELGVTTLYVTHDQVEAMTLGDRVAVMRKGVLQQVAPPQELYDRPVNLFVAGFIGSPAMNLLSGRLEAAGPGLAVRLGEQRLTVPDRLAAERPALRAYTDKPVIVGIRPEDLHDAADDTGEPPEGTLLRAEADLVESMGSEVHVHVRLAVPPAVTADVHELAADAGADETPDPGADTSELVARLGPRTSVTDGDTARLRVATDRMHFFDPATGLSIREES, from the coding sequence GTGGCTGACGTGGTTTTGGACGGCGTGGGCAAGGTCTACACGGACGGCACCAGAGCGGTCGACGCACTCGATCTGTCCGTCGCCCACGGCGAGTTCCTGGTCCTCGTCGGCCCCTCCGGGTGCGGCAAGACCACCGCCCTGCGCATGGTCGCGGGGCTGGAGGACATCAGCGAGGGCACCGTCAGGATCGGCGACCGCGTCGTCAACCGGGTGCCCTCGCGCGACCGCGACGTCGCGATGGTCTTCCAGAGCTACGCGCTGTACCCGCACCTCAACGTGCGCGACAACATCGGGTTCGGACTGCGGCTGCGCAAGCTGCCCAAGGCCGAGATCCGCGACCGCGTCGCCGAGGCCGCCCGCACCCTCGGCCTCGAGGAGCACCTGCTGCGCAAGCCCCGGCAGCTGTCCGGGGGCCAGCGCCAGCGCGTCGCGATGGGCCGTGCGATCGTCCGCGAGCCGCAGGCGTTCCTCATGGACGAGCCGCTGTCCAACCTGGACGCGAAACTCCGCGTCCAGATGCGCGCCCAGATCGCCCGCCTGACCCGTGAACTCGGCGTCACCACGCTGTATGTGACGCACGATCAGGTCGAGGCGATGACGCTCGGCGACCGGGTCGCGGTGATGCGCAAGGGGGTTCTCCAACAGGTCGCGCCCCCGCAGGAGTTGTACGACCGGCCGGTCAACCTCTTCGTCGCCGGCTTCATCGGCTCGCCCGCGATGAACCTGCTCAGCGGGCGCCTGGAGGCGGCGGGCCCGGGGCTCGCGGTGCGCCTGGGGGAGCAGCGGCTCACCGTCCCCGACCGGCTCGCCGCGGAACGCCCCGCGTTGCGCGCGTACACCGACAAACCGGTGATCGTCGGCATCCGCCCCGAAGACCTCCACGACGCGGCCGACGACACGGGCGAACCGCCCGAGGGCACCCTGCTGCGTGCCGAGGCCGACCTCGTCGAGTCGATGGGCTCCGAGGTCCACGTCCACGTCCGCCTGGCGGTGCCGCCCGCGGTCACCGCCGACGTGCACGAACTCGCCGCGGACGCCGGCGCCGACGAGACACCCGATCCGGGCGCCGACACCTCCGAACTCGTGGCCCGCTTGGGGCCCCGCACCAGCGTGACCGACGGGGACACCGCACGCCTCCGGGTCGCCACCGACCGCATGCACTTCTTCGACCCGGCGACGGGCCTGTCCATCAGGGAGGAATCGTGA
- a CDS encoding aldo/keto reductase: protein MRTTTLGTNGPTSSVQGLGCMGMSAFYAGAEHGESLATLGLARELGVTHLDTSDMYGAGRNEELIGEFLRGARRDEVMLATKFGLDAHAGPGDRDIRGDAAYVKAACDASLARLGTDVIDLYYMHRRDTTVPIEETVGAMAELVAAGKVRHLGLSEVTAKEIRAASAVHPIAAIQAEWSLFARDIEESVVPAAREAGAAIVPYSPLGRGFLSALWTTFDDLPDGDFRRAQPRFVGDNARINAELLAPLKGIAEIRGITPAQVALAWIQQRAEVWDMPVVPIPGTTKRTRLAENAAAADLTLTADELALLEPISAAVAGDRYAVMTSTYVGPGRE from the coding sequence ATGCGCACCACCACCCTGGGGACGAACGGCCCCACCAGCTCGGTCCAGGGCCTCGGCTGTATGGGCATGAGCGCCTTCTACGCCGGGGCCGAGCACGGCGAATCGCTCGCCACGCTCGGCCTCGCCCGGGAACTGGGCGTCACCCACCTCGACACCTCCGACATGTACGGCGCCGGCCGCAACGAGGAGCTGATCGGTGAGTTCCTGCGCGGCGCGCGGCGGGACGAGGTGATGCTGGCGACCAAGTTCGGTTTGGACGCGCACGCCGGCCCCGGCGACCGCGACATCCGCGGCGACGCGGCGTACGTCAAGGCCGCCTGCGACGCCAGCCTCGCCCGGCTCGGGACCGACGTCATCGACCTCTACTACATGCACCGCCGCGACACGACGGTGCCGATCGAGGAGACCGTCGGCGCGATGGCCGAGCTGGTCGCCGCCGGGAAGGTCCGCCACCTGGGCCTGTCGGAGGTGACCGCGAAGGAGATCCGCGCCGCCTCGGCGGTCCACCCGATCGCGGCCATCCAGGCGGAGTGGTCGCTCTTCGCCCGCGACATCGAGGAGTCGGTCGTCCCGGCGGCCCGCGAGGCGGGTGCGGCGATCGTGCCGTACTCGCCGCTGGGCCGGGGGTTTCTGAGCGCCCTGTGGACGACCTTCGACGATCTGCCGGACGGCGACTTCCGCCGTGCCCAGCCGCGCTTCGTCGGCGACAACGCCCGCATCAACGCCGAACTCCTCGCTCCCCTCAAGGGGATCGCCGAGATCCGCGGCATCACGCCCGCGCAGGTCGCGCTCGCGTGGATCCAGCAGCGCGCCGAGGTGTGGGACATGCCCGTCGTCCCGATCCCCGGCACCACGAAGCGCACCCGGCTCGCGGAGAACGCCGCCGCGGCCGACCTCACCCTCACGGCGGACGAACTCGCGCTGCTGGAACCGATCTCCGCGGCCGTGGCGGGCGACCGCTACGCGGTGATGACGAGCACGTACGTCGGGCCCGGACGGGAGTAG
- a CDS encoding MerR family transcriptional regulator — protein sequence MSLTEAAPPAAAEIGRYTISEVAARTGLSAHTLRWYERIGLMPHVGREAPRSGNGRAGRRRYSERDLGFLDFVGKLRATGMPVADMIRYAELAREGDATHAERHRMLVAHREEVRARISDLTSCLLVLDYKIDFYGACTVAGRTEGEVTE from the coding sequence ATGTCGCTCACCGAGGCCGCGCCCCCGGCAGCCGCCGAGATCGGCCGCTACACCATCAGCGAGGTCGCGGCGCGCACCGGCCTCAGCGCGCACACGCTGCGCTGGTACGAGCGCATCGGCCTCATGCCGCACGTCGGCCGCGAGGCTCCGCGGAGCGGGAACGGACGGGCCGGGCGTCGGCGCTACAGCGAACGCGACCTGGGCTTCCTGGACTTCGTCGGCAAGCTGCGGGCCACCGGAATGCCGGTGGCCGACATGATCCGCTACGCGGAACTCGCGCGCGAAGGCGACGCGACGCACGCCGAGCGGCATCGCATGCTCGTCGCGCACCGCGAGGAAGTACGGGCCCGCATCAGCGATCTGACGTCCTGTCTGCTTGTGCTCGACTACAAGATCGACTTCTACGGCGCCTGTACGGTCGCCGGACGGACGGAAGGCGAAGTCACCGAATGA
- a CDS encoding pirin family protein produces the protein MYDIRRAADRFHTEAGWLDSHHSFSFSRHYDPANTHFGQLLVSNDDIVAPGTGFDTHPHRDMEIVTWVLSGGLVHQDSEGHSGLIHPGLAQRMSAGRGILHSEKNDLPAGAEPVPVRFVQMWVLPDEGGIAPGYEQLDVTADLARGGLVPVASGRPGHEAAIRIHQKDAALHAARLAPGQAVTLPTAPYVHLFVARGTVALEGAGPLAEGDAVRVTGAEGQRLTAETDAEVLVWEMHSAAAVG, from the coding sequence ATGTACGACATACGCCGGGCCGCCGACCGCTTCCACACCGAGGCGGGATGGCTCGACTCGCACCACAGTTTCTCGTTCAGCCGCCACTACGACCCGGCGAACACCCACTTCGGGCAGCTGCTGGTCAGCAACGACGACATCGTCGCCCCGGGGACCGGCTTCGACACCCACCCGCACCGCGACATGGAGATCGTCACGTGGGTGCTGTCCGGCGGCCTCGTGCACCAGGACTCCGAGGGGCACAGCGGCCTGATCCACCCGGGGCTGGCCCAGCGCATGAGTGCCGGGCGCGGCATCCTGCACTCCGAGAAGAACGACCTGCCTGCCGGCGCCGAGCCGGTGCCGGTCCGGTTCGTCCAGATGTGGGTGCTGCCCGACGAGGGCGGCATCGCCCCCGGCTACGAACAGCTCGACGTCACGGCCGACCTGGCGCGCGGAGGGCTGGTCCCGGTCGCCTCGGGGCGCCCCGGTCACGAGGCCGCGATCCGCATCCACCAGAAGGACGCCGCCCTGCACGCCGCGCGCCTGGCCCCCGGGCAGGCGGTGACGCTCCCGACGGCGCCGTACGTCCACCTCTTCGTCGCCCGCGGCACCGTGGCGCTGGAGGGCGCGGGCCCCCTCGCCGAGGGCGACGCCGTGCGCGTCACGGGCGCGGAAGGGCAGCGCCTCACGGCCGAGACGGACGCGGAGGTACTGGTCTGGGAGATGCACAGCGCCGCCGCCGTCGGCTGA
- a CDS encoding ABC transporter substrate-binding protein has translation MKAITVLRPAAALVLGALVLTACGDDDKGDAAAATAPGSAATGSGAAPPADAPGKIVSLTPTATEMLYAIGAGGQVVAVDDQSNFPAEAPKTELSGYKPNVEAIAKYSPDLVVLSDDIDGVKQKLEAVKIKVVQVPAAKTFEEMYAQFNTLGTATGHSAEAADVTAKMKKDIDDVVAKTKKPAAPLTYFHELDNSGYSVTSKTFIGAVYNLFGLRNIADEADKDGSGYPQVSAEHIVTADPDLVFLADTKCCGQSAETVATRPGWDKITAVRTGGVVPLDDDIASRWGPRVVDLVRAVAAAVEKAGAGA, from the coding sequence ATGAAGGCCATCACCGTGCTGCGGCCTGCCGCGGCGCTCGTCCTGGGCGCGCTGGTCCTCACCGCCTGCGGCGACGACGACAAGGGCGACGCGGCAGCCGCCACCGCCCCCGGGTCGGCCGCGACCGGGTCCGGCGCCGCCCCGCCCGCCGACGCCCCCGGCAAGATCGTCTCGCTCACGCCGACCGCGACGGAGATGCTGTACGCGATAGGCGCCGGCGGGCAGGTCGTCGCCGTCGACGACCAGTCGAACTTCCCCGCCGAGGCGCCCAAGACCGAGCTGTCCGGATACAAGCCCAACGTCGAGGCGATCGCCAAGTACTCCCCCGACCTCGTGGTGCTGTCCGACGACATCGACGGCGTCAAGCAGAAGCTGGAGGCTGTCAAGATCAAGGTCGTCCAGGTGCCCGCCGCCAAGACGTTCGAGGAGATGTACGCGCAGTTCAACACCCTCGGCACCGCGACCGGCCACAGCGCCGAGGCCGCCGACGTCACCGCCAAGATGAAGAAGGACATCGACGACGTGGTGGCCAAGACGAAGAAGCCCGCCGCGCCGCTGACGTACTTCCACGAGCTGGACAACAGCGGCTACAGCGTCACGTCCAAGACGTTCATCGGCGCGGTCTACAACCTCTTCGGGCTGCGGAACATCGCCGACGAAGCGGACAAGGACGGCTCGGGCTACCCGCAGGTCTCCGCCGAGCACATCGTGACCGCCGACCCCGACCTGGTCTTCCTCGCCGACACCAAGTGCTGCGGCCAGAGCGCCGAGACCGTCGCCACGCGGCCGGGCTGGGACAAGATCACCGCCGTGCGGACCGGCGGCGTCGTCCCGCTCGACGACGACATCGCGTCGCGCTGGGGCCCGCGCGTCGTGGACCTGGTGCGGGCCGTCGCCGCCGCCGTCGAGAAGGCCGGCGCCGGCGCGTGA
- a CDS encoding FecCD family ABC transporter permease: MTTLLPRRRRPGEDRHTYLGYAAAVLALAAALVAGILVGAADLPPRGVLLALVDGLPYIHVDHGLTPVQHAVLVEIRLPRVLGAALVGGLLAVAGAGYQGVFRNPMADPYLLGAAAGAGLGATLVIGYSNAEEIAGIGVVPIAAFAGAIGGVLMAYALGTTAGRADGTTTLVLAGVAVSSFLSAAQTFVQQDKVDELRRIYSWILGSLTSIGWDELRLVLPYAAVSTFVLLLHGRLLDVMTVGDEEAAVLGVNAARVRFVVLLAASLATATAVAISGLIGFLGIVVPHAVRRFTGGSYRRVLPMSLLAGGTFLVLADLVARTATAPGELPIGVVTAFVGAPFFVIVLRATRRVEL, translated from the coding sequence GTGACCACGCTCCTCCCGCGACGCCGTCGGCCGGGCGAGGACCGCCACACGTACCTGGGGTACGCCGCCGCGGTCCTGGCCCTGGCCGCTGCGCTCGTCGCGGGCATCCTCGTGGGGGCGGCCGACCTGCCCCCGCGCGGCGTACTGCTCGCCCTCGTCGACGGGCTGCCGTACATCCACGTCGACCACGGGCTGACCCCCGTCCAACACGCGGTGCTCGTCGAGATCCGCCTGCCGCGCGTCCTCGGCGCGGCACTCGTCGGGGGCCTGCTGGCCGTCGCCGGCGCCGGCTACCAGGGCGTCTTCCGCAACCCGATGGCCGACCCCTACCTCCTCGGCGCCGCCGCGGGCGCGGGCCTCGGCGCGACGCTGGTGATCGGCTATTCGAACGCCGAGGAGATCGCCGGCATCGGCGTCGTCCCGATCGCGGCCTTCGCGGGCGCCATCGGGGGCGTGCTCATGGCCTACGCACTCGGCACCACGGCCGGCCGCGCGGACGGCACCACCACACTCGTACTCGCCGGGGTCGCGGTGTCGTCGTTCCTCTCCGCGGCCCAGACGTTCGTCCAACAGGACAAGGTCGACGAACTGCGCCGCATCTACTCGTGGATCCTCGGCAGCCTCACGTCGATCGGCTGGGACGAACTGCGCCTCGTGCTGCCGTACGCCGCGGTGAGCACATTCGTCCTGCTGCTGCACGGGCGGCTGCTCGACGTCATGACGGTCGGCGACGAGGAGGCCGCGGTGCTCGGCGTCAACGCCGCCCGCGTGCGGTTCGTGGTGCTGCTCGCCGCGTCGCTGGCGACCGCGACGGCGGTCGCCATCAGCGGCCTGATCGGGTTCCTCGGCATCGTCGTCCCGCACGCGGTACGCCGGTTCACGGGCGGCAGCTACCGCCGCGTCCTGCCCATGTCGCTGCTGGCCGGCGGGACGTTCCTGGTCCTCGCGGACCTCGTCGCCCGCACCGCGACCGCCCCCGGCGAACTGCCGATCGGCGTGGTCACCGCCTTCGTCGGAGCACCGTTCTTCGTGATCGTCCTGCGCGCGACGCGCCGGGTGGAGCTGTGA